In one Stenotrophomonas maltophilia genomic region, the following are encoded:
- a CDS encoding LacI family DNA-binding transcriptional regulator — MEGGFVNKAAITIKDVAREARVSVATVSRALNGHENVAEPVRQLVLEVAARLRYTPHAAARSLSSRRTNTVGVVLPDLYGEFFSELMRGIDGVARSRRQHLLVSSYHGDQEQQGAALRAMRGRVDGLLVLSPYAESPGFLTDNLPQSLPTVLINTYLPGQDHPVLSIDDHAGAMAMTRHLLDAGHRRIAFISGPDLNFDARERLRGFRDALAAAGGSAEGIELPGDFDEASGHRAGQELLAAGTLPDAVFAANDMMALGCLYAFAQAGVHVPSDVALAGFDDIPLARFVHPSLTTMQVSIAELGDRAMTRLMQLMDGTSTEGAGDKQTLVPRLVVRDSTTPPSGR; from the coding sequence GTGGAGGGCGGCTTCGTGAACAAGGCAGCCATTACAATCAAGGATGTCGCACGCGAAGCCCGGGTCTCCGTGGCTACGGTTTCCCGCGCGCTCAACGGGCATGAAAATGTCGCCGAACCGGTCCGCCAGCTTGTGCTGGAGGTGGCCGCACGGCTGCGTTACACCCCGCACGCCGCCGCCCGCAGCCTGAGCAGCCGCCGCACCAACACGGTCGGCGTGGTGCTGCCGGACCTGTACGGCGAGTTCTTCTCCGAGCTGATGCGCGGCATCGACGGCGTTGCCCGCAGTCGCCGCCAGCATCTGCTGGTGTCCAGCTACCACGGCGACCAGGAGCAGCAGGGTGCTGCCCTGCGCGCCATGCGCGGGCGTGTCGATGGCCTGCTGGTGCTCTCGCCCTATGCGGAGAGCCCCGGCTTCCTGACCGACAACCTGCCGCAGTCGCTGCCCACCGTACTGATCAACACCTACCTGCCTGGGCAGGATCATCCGGTGTTGAGCATCGACGACCACGCGGGCGCAATGGCGATGACCCGTCATCTGCTCGATGCCGGTCACCGGCGCATCGCCTTCATTTCTGGCCCGGACCTCAACTTCGACGCGCGCGAGCGCCTGCGCGGCTTCCGTGACGCGCTGGCGGCTGCCGGCGGCAGCGCCGAAGGCATCGAGCTGCCCGGTGATTTCGACGAAGCTTCCGGCCATCGCGCCGGTCAGGAGTTGTTGGCAGCCGGCACGCTGCCCGATGCCGTGTTCGCCGCCAACGACATGATGGCACTTGGCTGCCTGTACGCCTTCGCGCAGGCAGGCGTCCATGTTCCGTCCGATGTCGCCCTGGCGGGTTTTGATGACATTCCGCTGGCACGTTTCGTTCACCCGTCGCTGACCACCATGCAGGTCAGCATCGCCGAGCTCGGCGATCGGGCGATGACGCGCCTGATGCAGTTGATGGACGGCACCTCCACGGAAGGGGCCGGGGACAAGCAGACCCTGGTACCCCGTCTCGTTGTTCGCGATTCCACCACTCCGCCATCCGGCCGTTGA
- a CDS encoding BolA family protein codes for MERIRDALQQALAPSVLEIEDDSHRHAGHAGARDGRGHFNVHVVSERFTGLGPLARHRAVYAALGAMMETDIHALSIRALAPSEQG; via the coding sequence ATGGAGCGGATCCGTGATGCGCTGCAGCAGGCGCTGGCCCCGAGCGTGCTCGAGATCGAGGACGACAGTCATCGTCATGCCGGCCACGCTGGCGCGCGCGATGGCCGTGGCCATTTCAACGTGCATGTGGTCAGCGAGCGCTTTACCGGCCTCGGCCCGCTGGCCCGCCACCGCGCGGTATACGCGGCGTTGGGCGCGATGATGGAGACCGACATCCACGCGCTGTCCATCCGCGCGCTGGCACCGTCAGAACAGGGCTGA
- a CDS encoding YciI family protein — protein MWYVIEGYDGQDVLTQRLQARPEHLARLHALRDEGRLLLAGPCPAIDSEDPGPAGFSGSVVIARFGSLPEAQAWADADPYVAAGVYVRVQVRPFRQVLP, from the coding sequence GTGTGGTATGTGATTGAAGGCTATGACGGCCAGGACGTGCTGACGCAACGGCTGCAGGCCCGGCCGGAACACCTGGCGCGGCTGCACGCGCTGCGTGATGAAGGGAGACTGCTGCTGGCCGGCCCTTGTCCGGCGATCGACAGCGAAGATCCAGGCCCGGCGGGGTTCAGTGGTTCGGTGGTGATCGCCCGCTTCGGGTCGCTGCCGGAGGCGCAGGCCTGGGCCGATGCGGACCCCTATGTGGCCGCAGGTGTCTACGTAAGGGTGCAGGTGCGGCCCTTCCGCCAGGTGCTGCCGTGA
- a CDS encoding segregation and condensation protein A → MTSELALDANPPTRPPAPQQQEMPLAVVHGQPVLQIPQDLYIPPDALEVILDAFEGPLDLLLYLIRRQNLDVLDIPVAEITRQYVEYITVMRELRFELAAEYLVMAAILAEVKSRMLLPRPVSDEGDEADPRAELVRRLQEYERFKQAAEDIDALPRQDRDTTVAHAFMPERATVKLPPPVDLKEMLLALHDVLKRAELFSGHAIKREALSVRQRMGEVLGRMEDGRFYRFESLFTAEEGKLGVLVTFLAVLELAKEQLLDIVQEEPLAAIYVKSLAAGNTNAPLQFSSEFDDNDAANENE, encoded by the coding sequence ATGACTTCCGAACTCGCGCTCGACGCGAACCCGCCAACCCGGCCGCCCGCCCCCCAGCAGCAGGAAATGCCGCTGGCCGTCGTGCATGGGCAACCGGTCCTGCAGATCCCGCAGGACCTGTACATCCCGCCGGATGCGCTGGAAGTCATCCTGGATGCCTTCGAAGGTCCGCTGGATCTGCTGCTGTACCTGATCCGCCGGCAGAACCTGGACGTGCTGGACATCCCCGTGGCCGAGATCACCCGGCAGTACGTGGAGTACATCACCGTGATGCGCGAGCTGCGCTTCGAACTGGCGGCCGAGTATCTGGTGATGGCAGCGATCCTGGCCGAGGTGAAGTCGCGCATGCTGCTGCCGCGCCCGGTCAGCGACGAAGGCGATGAAGCCGATCCGCGCGCCGAACTGGTGCGCCGGCTGCAGGAGTACGAACGTTTCAAGCAGGCGGCTGAGGACATCGATGCCCTGCCCCGCCAGGACCGGGACACCACGGTGGCCCATGCCTTCATGCCCGAACGCGCGACGGTGAAACTGCCGCCGCCGGTGGACCTGAAGGAGATGCTGCTGGCGCTGCACGATGTGCTCAAGCGCGCCGAGCTGTTCAGCGGCCACGCGATCAAGCGCGAGGCGCTGAGCGTGAGGCAGCGCATGGGCGAAGTGCTCGGCCGCATGGAAGACGGCAGGTTCTACCGTTTTGAAAGCCTGTTCACTGCTGAAGAAGGCAAGCTGGGCGTGCTGGTCACCTTCCTGGCCGTGCTGGAACTGGCCAAGGAGCAACTGCTGGACATCGTCCAGGAGGAACCGCTGGCGGCGATCTACGTGAAGTCGCTGGCGGCCGGCAACACCAATGCCCCGCTGCAGTTCAGCAGCGAGTTCGACGACAACGACGCCGCCAACGAGAACGAGTGA
- the scpB gene encoding SMC-Scp complex subunit ScpB: MDQPLINRIVEGALLASSQPLTLAQLKDLFPEEEPAPPGSIERALEHLREGCEGRGVELVEVASGFRYQVTGEVHGWISRLWTERKTRYTRATLETLALIAYRQPITRGEIEQVRGVAVSSNIIQALEEREWIRVVGHRDVPGKPALFGTTKSFLDYFGLKRLDELPPLSELKDLGELEPQLALDRDAPAAASADGPDVSAEPDGAANDDAGLAGGNTPHSADAVPAAATDEQAPSPLDDGHPDSAPGERAVPVNEREDNAVATTTVAVDQADSEPEADLETVGRSKTDE, encoded by the coding sequence ATGGATCAACCGCTGATCAACCGCATTGTCGAAGGTGCCCTGCTGGCCTCCAGCCAGCCGCTGACCCTGGCCCAGCTGAAAGACCTGTTCCCGGAAGAGGAACCAGCACCGCCGGGCAGCATCGAACGTGCGCTGGAGCACCTGCGCGAAGGCTGCGAAGGCCGCGGCGTGGAACTGGTCGAGGTCGCCTCGGGCTTCCGCTACCAGGTCACCGGCGAGGTGCATGGCTGGATCAGCCGGCTGTGGACCGAACGCAAGACCCGCTACACCCGTGCCACCCTGGAAACGCTGGCGCTGATCGCCTACCGGCAACCGATCACCCGCGGCGAGATCGAGCAGGTGCGCGGCGTCGCTGTCAGCAGCAACATCATCCAGGCACTGGAAGAACGCGAATGGATCCGCGTCGTCGGCCACCGCGACGTGCCCGGCAAGCCGGCACTGTTCGGCACCACCAAGAGCTTCCTGGATTACTTCGGCCTCAAGCGCCTGGATGAGCTGCCGCCGCTGTCGGAGTTGAAGGACCTGGGCGAGCTGGAACCACAGCTGGCCCTGGACCGCGATGCACCGGCTGCCGCCAGCGCCGACGGCCCCGACGTTTCGGCCGAGCCGGACGGGGCCGCCAATGATGATGCCGGCCTGGCCGGTGGCAACACCCCGCATTCCGCCGACGCAGTCCCTGCGGCGGCCACCGATGAGCAAGCACCTTCGCCCCTCGATGATGGGCACCCCGATTCCGCGCCGGGCGAGCGCGCGGTGCCAGTGAACGAACGCGAAGACAACGCCGTCGCGACGACGACCGTGGCTGTTGACCAAGCCGATTCCGAACCAGAGGCCGACCTCGAAACCGTCGGCCGGAGCAAAACTGATGAGTGA
- a CDS encoding pseudouridine synthase, translating to MSDTPRKLSLNKLSLKREATSEQFKLEERLHKVLAQAGLGSRRALEQRIAEGLVKVNGEVAQTGMSVKSGDKIELDGRGFVATALSEPSRVLVYNKPEGEVTTREDPEGRPTVFESLPPLKGARWIAIGRLDINTTGLLLATTDGELANAMMHPSFEVEREYVVRVRAPEGQEKVADAIVDRLARGVALEDGPAKFDEIERIGGTDSHDWFRVVVKEGRNREVRRLWESQGCQVSRLKRTRYGRVSLPRELARGQSVELPSAQVEALRAELKLEEGAPSALTLQPVIGQRRAAKTTVRVREGGRGNAYVNGHSTADEGRELRRFDTLREDRGRGRNGKGGGFKGGLTVSGEAAAKQSQKPFKQRKPKNDRSLPEGNPAAFRTWYVPDGVSTGPSGHRNAGPGARGPGGGQGRPYGKPKGPGAAGGQGRGGAGGQGRPGAGNRSQGAQGNKHPYGHPGNAPSFPSDHANPGFNPYGSPKPAQGARPGSRGPGGGNRGPGGPGGNRGPGGPGGNRGAGGPGGNRGPGGPRRGGPRGG from the coding sequence ATGAGTGACACCCCTCGCAAGCTGTCGTTGAACAAGCTCTCGCTCAAGCGCGAAGCCACCTCCGAACAGTTCAAGTTGGAAGAACGCCTGCACAAGGTCCTGGCCCAGGCCGGCCTTGGCTCGCGCCGCGCGCTGGAACAGCGCATCGCCGAAGGCCTGGTCAAGGTCAACGGTGAAGTTGCGCAGACCGGCATGTCGGTCAAGAGCGGCGACAAGATCGAACTGGACGGCCGCGGCTTCGTCGCCACGGCGCTGTCCGAACCCTCGCGCGTGCTGGTCTACAACAAGCCGGAAGGCGAAGTGACCACCCGCGAAGACCCCGAAGGCCGTCCGACCGTGTTCGAATCGCTGCCGCCGCTGAAGGGCGCGCGCTGGATCGCGATCGGTCGCCTCGACATCAACACCACCGGCCTGCTGCTGGCGACCACCGACGGTGAACTGGCCAACGCGATGATGCACCCGTCCTTCGAGGTCGAGCGCGAGTACGTGGTCCGCGTGCGTGCACCGGAAGGCCAGGAAAAGGTGGCCGATGCCATCGTCGACCGCCTTGCCCGTGGCGTCGCGCTGGAAGACGGCCCGGCCAAGTTCGACGAGATCGAACGCATCGGCGGTACCGATTCGCACGACTGGTTCCGCGTCGTGGTCAAGGAAGGCCGCAACCGCGAAGTGCGCCGCCTGTGGGAATCGCAGGGCTGCCAGGTCAGTCGCCTCAAGCGCACCCGCTACGGCCGGGTCAGCCTGCCGCGCGAACTGGCCCGTGGCCAGTCGGTCGAGCTGCCGAGCGCCCAGGTCGAAGCACTGCGTGCTGAACTGAAGCTGGAAGAAGGCGCTCCGTCGGCCCTCACCCTGCAGCCGGTGATCGGCCAGCGCCGCGCCGCCAAGACCACCGTGCGCGTGCGTGAAGGTGGCCGTGGCAACGCCTACGTCAATGGCCACAGCACGGCCGACGAAGGGCGCGAACTGCGCCGTTTCGACACCCTGCGCGAAGACCGTGGCCGTGGACGCAACGGCAAGGGGGGCGGCTTCAAGGGCGGCCTCACGGTCAGCGGCGAGGCCGCGGCCAAGCAGTCGCAGAAGCCGTTCAAGCAGCGCAAGCCGAAGAATGACCGTTCGCTGCCGGAAGGCAATCCGGCTGCGTTCCGCACCTGGTACGTGCCCGATGGCGTCAGCACCGGCCCGAGCGGCCACCGCAACGCCGGTCCGGGCGCGCGTGGTCCGGGCGGCGGCCAGGGCCGTCCTTATGGCAAGCCGAAGGGTCCGGGCGCCGCAGGCGGCCAGGGTCGCGGCGGCGCCGGTGGCCAGGGCCGTCCCGGCGCGGGCAACCGCAGCCAGGGCGCGCAGGGCAACAAGCATCCGTACGGGCATCCGGGCAACGCCCCGAGCTTCCCGTCCGACCACGCCAACCCGGGCTTCAATCCGTATGGCAGCCCGAAGCCGGCGCAGGGTGCCCGTCCGGGCAGCCGCGGTCCCGGCGGCGGCAACCGTGGCCCGGGTGGCCCCGGTGGCAATCGCGGCCCCGGCGGTCCGGGGGGCAACCGCGGTGCGGGCGGCCCCGGCGGCAATCGTGGCCCGGGTGGCCCCCGTCGCGGCGGCCCGCGCGGCGGCTGA
- a CDS encoding amidohydrolase produces MQDLRISLVQGDTRWHDPAGNRTYYGALLAPLAGTTDLVILPETFTSGFSNEAIAQAEGMDGPTVAWVREQARTLNAAVVGSVQLRDGAGVYNRLLFATPDGGLQYYDKRHLFRYGGEHERYAAGRDRLCVEWKGWRINPQVCYDLRFPVFCRNRYNVERPEQLDFDLQIFVANWPSARAYAWKTLLRARAIENLCFVAAVNRVGVDGNQLHYAGDSAVLDFLGQPQVEIREREQVVTTTISADALALHRARFPAMLDADAFHLDVQA; encoded by the coding sequence ATGCAGGATCTGCGCATTTCCCTCGTCCAGGGCGACACCCGCTGGCACGACCCGGCCGGCAACCGCACCTACTATGGCGCGCTGCTGGCGCCGCTCGCCGGCACCACAGATCTGGTCATCCTGCCCGAGACCTTCACCAGTGGCTTCTCCAACGAGGCCATCGCACAGGCTGAAGGCATGGATGGCCCCACCGTCGCCTGGGTGCGCGAACAGGCCAGAACCTTGAACGCGGCAGTGGTCGGCAGTGTGCAGCTGCGCGACGGCGCGGGCGTGTACAACCGGCTGCTGTTCGCGACCCCCGACGGTGGACTGCAGTACTACGACAAGCGCCACCTGTTCCGCTATGGCGGCGAGCACGAGCGCTATGCCGCCGGCCGCGACCGCCTCTGCGTGGAATGGAAGGGCTGGCGCATCAATCCGCAGGTCTGCTACGACCTGCGGTTCCCGGTGTTCTGCCGCAACCGCTACAACGTGGAACGGCCCGAACAGCTGGATTTCGATCTGCAGATCTTCGTTGCCAACTGGCCCTCGGCGCGTGCCTACGCGTGGAAGACGCTGCTGCGCGCACGCGCCATCGAGAACCTGTGCTTCGTCGCTGCGGTCAACCGTGTCGGCGTGGACGGCAACCAGCTGCACTATGCCGGCGACAGCGCCGTGCTGGATTTCCTCGGCCAGCCGCAGGTGGAGATCCGCGAGCGCGAGCAGGTGGTGACCACCACCATTTCGGCCGACGCGCTGGCGCTGCACCGTGCGCGCTTCCCGGCGATGCTCGATGCCGATGCTTTCCATCTGGACGTGCAGGCCTGA
- a CDS encoding pyridoxal phosphate-dependent aminotransferase yields the protein MQPTTKLPKVGTTIFTVMSQLAAEHGAVNLGQGFPDFSAPQRLIDETARAMAAGLNQYPPMTGVAPLRQAIAQKSLDLYGAQVDPDTEITVTSGATEAIFNAIHAVVRAGEEVIVLDPAYDCYEPAIELAGATTVHVPLDPQTFAVDWDRVRAAITPRTRMLMVNTPHNPSGAMLDEADMQALADVLRGTQIYLISDEVYEHIIYDGRRHESVLRYPELRERTFVISSFGKTYHCTGWKIGYAVAPPLLTAEFRKVHQYNTFTSFGPAQYGFAAMIRDEPEHHLELGAFYQAKRDRFREQLAGTRLKPLPVPGGYFQLVDYSAISDLPDHEFVKWLTIEKGVTAIPLSPFYETAPAGQRLVRLCFAKNEATLDAAIERLRLL from the coding sequence ATGCAACCCACCACCAAGCTGCCCAAGGTCGGTACCACCATCTTCACCGTCATGTCCCAGCTCGCTGCCGAGCACGGTGCAGTCAATCTGGGCCAGGGGTTTCCGGATTTTTCCGCGCCGCAGCGCCTGATCGACGAAACCGCCAGGGCGATGGCGGCCGGCCTGAACCAGTATCCGCCGATGACCGGTGTGGCGCCGCTGCGCCAGGCCATCGCGCAGAAGTCACTGGACCTGTATGGCGCCCAGGTCGACCCGGACACCGAAATCACCGTCACCAGCGGCGCGACCGAGGCCATCTTCAACGCCATCCACGCCGTGGTGCGTGCCGGCGAGGAGGTGATCGTGCTGGACCCCGCATATGACTGCTACGAGCCGGCCATCGAGCTGGCCGGCGCCACCACCGTGCACGTGCCGCTGGACCCGCAGACGTTCGCCGTGGACTGGGACCGCGTGCGTGCGGCCATCACGCCGCGCACCCGCATGCTGATGGTCAACACCCCGCACAACCCCTCCGGTGCGATGCTGGACGAGGCCGACATGCAGGCGCTGGCCGACGTGCTGCGTGGCACGCAGATCTACCTGATTTCCGATGAGGTGTACGAGCACATCATCTACGATGGCCGCCGCCACGAATCGGTGCTGCGCTACCCGGAACTGCGCGAGCGGACCTTCGTCATCTCCAGCTTCGGCAAGACCTACCACTGCACCGGCTGGAAGATCGGTTATGCGGTGGCGCCGCCGCTGCTGACCGCGGAATTCCGCAAGGTGCACCAGTACAACACCTTCACCAGCTTCGGCCCGGCCCAGTATGGCTTTGCCGCGATGATCCGCGACGAACCGGAGCACCACCTGGAACTGGGCGCGTTCTACCAGGCCAAGCGTGACCGCTTCCGCGAGCAGCTGGCCGGTACGCGGCTGAAGCCGCTGCCGGTGCCGGGCGGCTACTTCCAGCTGGTCGATTACTCGGCCATCAGCGATCTGCCCGACCACGAATTCGTGAAGTGGCTGACCATCGAGAAGGGCGTCACCGCCATCCCGCTGTCGCCGTTCTACGAAACCGCACCGGCCGGCCAGCGCCTGGTACGGCTGTGCTTCGCCAAGAACGAGGCGACCCTGGACGCGGCGATCGAACGCCTGCGCCTGCTGTGA
- the ccmA gene encoding heme ABC exporter ATP-binding protein CcmA, which yields MARRYRADFIATIAAALRHEDPCPLDTPALLAASGLSFSRNDAPVFGPLDFHVDAGEALLVQGGNGAGKTTLLRVLAGLARPGAGQVRIDGRPASNAERARYVAYLSHLPALKPDLDTLENLHFLCGLHGRRARQMPGNALAIVGLAGYEDTLVRHLSAGQKRRLALARIWLSPAPLWLLDEPYANLDLEGITLVNRMISAHLRAGGAALVTTHGAYAAPPVRTRQLDLGGAA from the coding sequence GTGGCCCGGCGCTACCGGGCGGATTTCATCGCTACAATTGCCGCCGCACTCCGGCATGAAGATCCCTGCCCCTTGGACACCCCTGCATTGCTGGCCGCCAGCGGCCTGAGCTTCTCGCGCAATGACGCGCCCGTGTTCGGCCCGCTGGACTTCCACGTGGATGCTGGCGAGGCGCTGCTCGTGCAGGGCGGCAACGGTGCCGGCAAGACCACCCTGCTGCGCGTGCTCGCCGGCCTTGCGCGACCCGGCGCCGGCCAGGTGCGGATCGACGGCAGGCCCGCCAGCAACGCCGAACGGGCGCGCTACGTCGCCTATCTCAGCCATCTTCCCGCGCTGAAGCCGGACCTGGACACACTGGAGAACCTGCACTTCCTGTGCGGCCTGCACGGGCGCCGGGCGCGGCAGATGCCGGGCAATGCGCTGGCCATCGTCGGCCTGGCCGGGTATGAGGACACCCTGGTGCGGCACCTGTCGGCCGGACAGAAGCGGCGGCTGGCGCTGGCCCGCATCTGGCTCTCGCCCGCCCCGCTGTGGCTGCTCGACGAGCCCTACGCCAACCTCGACCTGGAGGGCATCACCCTGGTCAACCGGATGATTTCGGCACACCTGCGTGCCGGTGGCGCCGCCCTGGTCACCACCCATGGGGCCTACGCCGCACCACCGGTGCGTACCCGCCAGCTCGACCTCGGCGGTGCCGCATGA
- the ccmB gene encoding heme exporter protein CcmB has product MIAPGTEPGLWQTARALVRRDLRLLWRRRGDALQPLLFALLVVVLFALAQGRDPQPLAATAGAVLWLAVLLAGQLALDSLFRSDAEDGSLEQWLLAPVPLAWLVLVRVLLHWATTALPLIVLSPLLAEMLHLPHDQLPMLLASLLLGTPLLSLIGGVVAALTVGIRRSGILVALLSLPLYVPVLVFGAGSLAAASRGQDPVGALLMLGAGLLVALVLAPLATAAAIRISLS; this is encoded by the coding sequence ATGATCGCCCCGGGTACCGAACCTGGCCTGTGGCAGACCGCGCGCGCCCTGGTCAGGCGTGACCTGCGCCTGCTCTGGCGCCGCCGCGGCGATGCGTTGCAGCCGCTGCTGTTCGCCCTGCTGGTGGTGGTGCTGTTCGCACTGGCACAGGGACGCGATCCACAACCGCTGGCGGCGACCGCTGGTGCGGTGCTGTGGCTGGCGGTGCTGCTGGCCGGGCAGCTTGCGCTGGATTCGCTGTTCCGCTCCGACGCGGAGGATGGCTCGCTGGAGCAATGGCTGCTGGCACCGGTGCCACTGGCGTGGCTGGTGCTGGTGCGGGTGCTGCTGCACTGGGCCACCACGGCCCTGCCACTGATCGTACTGAGCCCGCTGCTGGCGGAAATGCTGCATCTGCCGCATGACCAGCTGCCGATGTTGCTGGCATCGTTGCTGCTGGGAACACCGTTGCTGAGCCTGATCGGTGGTGTGGTCGCTGCACTGACCGTGGGCATCCGGCGCTCTGGTATTCTCGTGGCGTTGCTGTCGTTGCCGTTGTACGTGCCGGTGCTGGTCTTCGGTGCAGGCAGCCTGGCTGCAGCCAGCCGTGGACAGGATCCGGTCGGCGCGCTGCTGATGCTGGGTGCCGGCCTGCTGGTGGCACTGGTGCTGGCACCGCTGGCGACTGCCGCTGCGATTCGTATTTCTCTGAGTTGA
- the ccmC gene encoding heme ABC transporter permease CcmC → MNPIVRWFHQLGSPPTFDRFAARWSRVFYLAAVPVLLVGIWQALLVVPPEARQLDSFRILYIHVPSAWMSLFVFALMALYAAIALIWRIKVCEILAMACAPMGAGFTLITLLTGSIWGKGTWGTWWDWDPRMTSELVLLFLYLGVIGLYHAIEDRRSAARAAGLLAIVGVSLLPVIRYSVDWWGGLHQRQSINVFGESAIDSAMIAPLWWMVIGTKFWFAGSVLAKARADNLDREAGKAWVGGRIDTAQAAAENPQ, encoded by the coding sequence ATGAATCCGATTGTCCGCTGGTTCCACCAACTCGGTTCTCCGCCCACGTTCGATCGTTTCGCCGCCCGCTGGTCGCGGGTGTTCTACCTCGCGGCCGTGCCGGTCCTGCTTGTCGGAATCTGGCAGGCATTGCTGGTGGTGCCGCCGGAAGCCCGGCAGCTGGACAGTTTCCGCATCCTCTACATCCATGTGCCCAGCGCCTGGATGAGCCTGTTCGTATTCGCGCTGATGGCGCTGTACGCCGCCATTGCCCTGATCTGGCGGATCAAGGTCTGCGAGATCCTGGCCATGGCGTGCGCGCCGATGGGCGCGGGGTTCACGCTGATCACCCTGCTCACCGGCAGCATCTGGGGCAAGGGCACGTGGGGGACCTGGTGGGACTGGGACCCGCGCATGACCAGCGAACTGGTGCTGCTGTTCCTGTATCTGGGCGTGATCGGCCTGTACCACGCCATCGAGGACCGCCGCAGTGCCGCCCGTGCGGCCGGTCTGCTGGCCATCGTCGGCGTCAGCCTGCTACCGGTGATCCGCTATTCCGTGGACTGGTGGGGTGGGTTGCACCAGCGCCAGTCGATCAACGTGTTCGGTGAATCGGCCATCGACAGTGCGATGATCGCCCCGCTGTGGTGGATGGTGATCGGTACCAAGTTCTGGTTCGCCGGTTCGGTGCTGGCCAAGGCGCGTGCCGACAATCTCGACCGCGAGGCCGGCAAGGCCTGGGTCGGCGGCCGCATCGACACCGCGCAGGCTGCTGCGGAGAACCCGCAATGA
- the ccmD gene encoding heme exporter protein CcmD → MSHLPYVIGAYAVFVLVLCADALGSWLRLRAARRMAQARQQRQQARASAQDVPPSLSTELER, encoded by the coding sequence ATGAGCCACCTGCCCTACGTGATCGGTGCGTACGCGGTGTTCGTGCTGGTGCTCTGCGCCGACGCGCTCGGTTCCTGGCTGCGCCTGCGCGCCGCCCGGCGCATGGCACAGGCCCGGCAGCAGCGGCAGCAGGCACGTGCCAGCGCTCAGGATGTCCCACCGTCGCTGTCCACGGAGCTGGAACGATGA
- the ccmE gene encoding cytochrome c maturation protein CcmE: MTPVQRRRLAWVLLALLASGLATALVAMALERNIAYLYTPSEVLRGDVEPQSRFRLGGMVVKGSFNRPPGSLDAHFLVTDGDAQLAVTTSRILPDMFAEGTAVVASGRLQEGALQNAVFIADEVLAKHDEQYVPKEVADKMGQAHLKHDVPVTAPEVR; encoded by the coding sequence ATGACACCGGTCCAACGCCGCCGCCTGGCCTGGGTCCTGCTGGCCCTGCTCGCTTCCGGCCTGGCCACCGCGCTGGTGGCGATGGCACTGGAGCGCAACATTGCCTACCTGTACACGCCCTCCGAAGTGCTGCGTGGCGACGTCGAGCCGCAATCGCGGTTCCGCCTCGGCGGCATGGTGGTGAAGGGTTCCTTCAACCGCCCGCCCGGCTCGCTGGATGCCCACTTCCTGGTCACCGATGGCGATGCCCAGCTGGCGGTGACGACCTCGCGCATCCTGCCGGACATGTTCGCCGAAGGCACGGCCGTGGTCGCCAGCGGCCGCCTGCAGGAGGGCGCGCTGCAGAATGCCGTGTTCATCGCCGACGAAGTGCTGGCCAAGCATGACGAGCAGTACGTGCCGAAGGAAGTGGCCGACAAGATGGGCCAGGCCCATCTCAAGCACGACGTGCCGGTGACGGCACCCGAGGTCCGCTGA